From the genome of Chloroflexi bacterium ADurb.Bin180:
GGGCGGAACCCCCAGACGCAGTGTCGGTTGACCACCTGCATGCAGTGGCTGCTTGGGAGCGGGAGTCCGCTTCCCTTGAGACGGCGGGCGCGGCGTTTCCGTAGCTGAGCGATCACCTGTCAGCCGTTTGTAAGTATCCTCGTATGGGGCGGTGTGGCTGGGGGTACCTCTTGCTGTTCTCGAGTTGCCAGACTCGGTGCGAGGCGTCCCCGTTCGCGTCGCGTCGCGGCTCATCCGGTATTCTTGCCTGCCCATCGGCTGGTGGCTATAATAGCTGTCACCGTAGATACTGCGAAGCCATCAACTAGCACGGTTGCTGGAGTTGCCGGTGAAGGCTGCATTCATCAAACAAGATTGTCTGGTTCAGACGGATGGCAAGGAGGTCCGCCTTAGACCGGGAGCGGCGGAGGCTCTCAAGCTTCTGGCAGAGCGCAAGTTGTTTGTCGTTCTGCTTGACGTCAGCTCTTGCTCTGTCGTGCCAGCGGCGATGAAGGCCAAACAAGAGATCAGTCGCAGCGTGCTGGAAGCGCTGCGAGTTGGCGGAGGCCATGTTGATGCCCTGGTGGAGTGCCCGCACCATCCCGACGAGGGTTGTGGCTGCTGGGGTCTGCATCCGGGATTCCTCTACGCGGCGGCAGCCAGGCTGGATATGCGCCTCGACGAGTGCTATTTGCTGTGCGATCAGGCCGACGATGTGCTGCTCGGTTACAGGGTAGGATGTCGGCCAGTGCTGGTACTCGAGGGGCGGTCGATCGGCGACCTCTATGACGGGCACCAGCCCGAGCCCCATGATTTTCCCATCGCCTTCGACCTGTGCACCGCGGTCAGCTATGTCCTGACTGAGGAAGACGCCACCGGCGCCTGGGGCCATCCCAGACAGCCAACCCCGCTCTCTCAGGAGGCAGAGTCTCAGCCGGCGGGCGAGATGCCTGATTTCTCTCCCACGGTGCGACTCTTCACGCCGGTGCCAGGAATCAAAGGTGTTGTGACCGGCTGGTCGACTGACCAGAGTACCACCAGACGCTGGCTCGTGACCTTCGTTTTTGGTGGTGTCTGGTTGAGCCTGGGTATCGCCTACCTGCTGACCCATCTGTATCGCACCCATCCCTTCCCCGCCTATTTCTACTACCTGACCTTGCAGTTCATCCCCCGGCCTCTCCGCGCCGCGCTGTTCATTCTGAGCGGTGTGGTTGTAGTGGGGCTCTCCGTACGGGCTTTCGCCCGGCTCTCGGCTACCAACGGCGCCAGGAAGCGATAGCAGCGAACCGTCGACGTCGGGTACTGAACCTGAGCGGCACAGGCGACGTAAGGATTCTGGAACCGTCTGCCAACGTAGGACCTTCGGGAGGGTTGTAGTGAACAATCCAACGGCAGAGCCGCGTGACGGGGAAGGCATCAACCGGCGCCTGGAGAGCATTGCCTTGCCTGTCTTTCTCCTCATGCTCGGCGCACTGGCCCTTGTGCCTCGCACTGCTGTGCCGCAGGGGGTGTGGGCGACCATCGCCGGGGTTGCGCTGCTGGCCCTCAACTATGCGCGACACCATTACGGGATCAGGATAAGCCTCGGCAGCACCATCCTCGGTGTGATCCTTTTCGTGTCCGGTGTTGCCAACCTGCTGGGCAAGGATCTGCCCATGTTCGAGATCCTGTTTGTGACCGCTGTCGCCAATCTGATCTTTTACTCCCTTGCTGGACGTGGCCGAAAGGGGGACCCGCGCTGGTGAGCGTTGGCAGGTTCCAGGCCGGGGTGGCGGCGCTCATTCGGCGAGCGTCGGATGGTCAGTATCTCCTGCTCAAGCGGTCCGAGGAGAAGGACTATGGCCCTGGAACGTGGGAATGCGTCACCGGTCGGGTCGATCAGGGCGAGAGCTTGAGCGCCGCTCTGCACCGGGAGGTCGCGGAAGAACTGGGCGACGAGACGCGGGTCCAGGTAGACTGGATCATCGGGACCACCCACTTTTACCGCGGCGAGCCGTCTTTGGACGCCGAGCTGCTCGGAGTACTGTTCGCCTGCACCCTGACCTCGACCGCGCCCCTGCGTCTCAGCCGCGAACACTCTGCGTCTCGCTGGCTCAGCGCAGAGGAAGCGCTGCAAGAGTTTCCACCAGGCAATTGGCTGCACCGCGCGATCCGCAGGGCAGAGACCCTGCGCGCACTTGCTCCAGACGCGTTGCTTGACTGCTTCCACCAGCAAGGTTTTGAGATCTAGGCCGATCCCAACAGGACCAGGTGCAAAGATAACGGGGGAGGTACCATGCCAAAAATCCTTGAAGTGGACAATCTGGTGAAGAGGTTTGGCGAGTATGAGGCAGTGAAAGGCGTGAGTTTCGCGGTGGACGAAGGTGAGGTTTTTGGCCTGCTGGGGCCCAATGGCGCTGGAAAGACGACCACGATCTCGATGCTGACCGGCATTCTGGCGCCCTCCTCTGGTACAGCGCGTATTGGCGGGCACGACATCCTCAAAGAGCCAGGCGCGGTAAAGAAGATGAACGGGTTGGTGCCGCAGGACCTGGCGCTCTACCCCACGCTCAGCGCGAGAGCCAACCTCAGCTTTTTCGGCAGCATCTACGGACTGAGAGGCAAAGAGCTCAGGGAGCGTGTGGACGATGTGCTGCGCATCGTCGCCCTGAGCGACCGGGCGGACGGAGTCGTGGACAAGTTCTCCGGGGGAATGAAGCGGCGCCTCAACATCGCGGCAGGGCTGGTGCATCAGCCGCGGTTGCTCTTCCTTGATGAGCCCACCGTGGGAGTGGACCCGCAAAGCCGCAACCAGATCTTTGAGAGCGTGCTGCGCCTCAATCGTGAGCGAGGGATGAGCATCATCTACACCAGCCACTATATGGAGGAAGTAGAGCACCTCTGCAACCGCGTGGCCATCATCGACGGTGGCAAGATCATTGCCCTGGATACAGTCAAGAACCTGATCAACATGCTTGGCGGTGGGGTGATCTACGTCGGAGTGTCGCAGGTCAATGACGAATTGCTGAAAAAGCTGGCGGCGCTCCAAGCAGTTGGAGGGGTATCTCTCGTGCCTCGCGAGCCTGCCGCGACAGCGCAGAGGCCAGAGCCAGCAACCGCCGCTGGCTCCTCCGCTGGAGAGATGGTGAAGGTGGTGGCGAAGCAGAGCCAGCAGGCACTGCTCGATGTGATCAACCTCATTACGGAGAGCGGCCTGAGCATTACCTCGCTGGAGATCCTGCAGCCCAACCTGGAGAGCGTCTTTTTGCACCTGACCGGAAAAAAGCTGCGGGAGTAGCCCGATGAACGCCCTTAATATTGCGCTCAAGGATATGCGTATCTTTCTGAAGGACCGCGATGCGGCCGTTCAGCTTGTTCTGCTGCCGCTGCTCTTTATCATGATCTACAGCGGGGCGGTAAGCAGTATTGGCAAGGGAAGCCGCCCGGCGGACACGCGCATCGAACTGGCCGTGGTGGACCTGGACCAAGGCACTGCCTCGGCAGCGCTGCTGGCAGGGATCGACAAGGCGGGAGGTGTCAGGATCAAGGCCTACGACCAGGCAACCGTACAGCCCTTGCTGGAGGAAGGTAAGGTGGCGCGGGCACTGTTTGTCCCCGCCGGATTCAGTGCCGGTCTCGCTGACGGCCAACCCCAGGTCATTCGTCTGGTCAGCCACCCCGACGCCGACAACAAAAAGACCGAGGCCGTGCGGCTGGTTCTTGATGGGGTGGTGAGCGGTATGTCGCTGGAAGCGCAGATTCTGGCCAGCCTGCAACAAATAGCCGATATGCAGGCCGACTCTCCAGCCGCGGTGCGGGAGGCTTTCACGTACGAGGCCATGGCCGAGCAGGCAAGGAGCCAGTTCGCCAGCTCCCAGGAGCGGCCTCTCGTGGAGATGGTGCAGCGAGTTCCCGGGCAAGAGGAAGAGCAGGAGCAGGATCCGGACATGTCCCAGGCCTCTGTTCCGGGTTTTGCGGTTTTGTTTGTTTTTCTGACCGCTCAGGCCACGGCTCGTTCCATCTATGACGAAAAGAAGGCTGGCACTTTCCGGAGGCTGCTGGCTGCTCCCGTGGCCAAGCTATCGCTGGTGCTGGGCAAGATGCTGCCCAACTTTCTGATTGCTCTGGTGCAATTCGCGGTGATCCTTCTCTTTGGTGTCTTTGGGTTGAGGCTTCTCGGAATGTCTCCGGTTCCTCTGGGTCACGACCCTCTGGCGCTGGTGGTCTTTGTTGTGATGACGGCCCTGTGCTCAAGTGCCTTTGGCATCGTCATCGCGGCACTGGCCCGCACGGAGAACCAGATTGGCGGTCTGGGGGCAGTGGTGTTGTGGAGCATGGGTCTGCTGGGCGGCTCCTTTGTCCCAGTGTTCATTCTGGACCGCGTGCTGGGCCCTGTGCCCAAGGCAGTCCCGCACTACTGGGCCATCAGGGCCTTGACCAACGTGATGCTGCGCGGCATGCACCTCTATGACCTCCGCCTCGAGCTTGCTGTTCTGGCTGGCTTCACCATGCTCTTTGTCGTGATTGGTCTTTTGCGGTTTGAGTACGACTAGGAGTTGTGGCGATGAACAGACTACGCGACGTTCTGACCATTGCCTGGAAAGAAGTGCAGCTCATTGCGCAGGACCGCGGCGGACTGGCGGTCTACTTTCTGCTTCCTCTGCTGATCGGCTCGATGTTGGCCAGTATGAACCTCTCCCTTGCGGCCAGCGCGCGTGGCGAAAAGGGGGCGATCCTGCTCAACATCGGGCTGGTGAACCAGGACGGCGGCGTCTTTGGCAGCGAGATCACTAGGGCACTAGAAGGCATCAATGTGCTCAAGGTGGAGCGTGTTGACACGTTGGGCGAGGCGGAGCAGCAAGTGGCCAGGGGGAAATCTGCTGCGGCGATTCTGCTCCCCAGCGACCTGACCGACCGGGTGAACAACTACGAACCTAGCACCATCCAGGTGACTGTAGACCCTGCCCAACCAGAAAGCACCAGCATCGTGACGGGCATCATGAAGCAAGTAGCGGGCGAAGTGACCCTCTGGGGTGAGGTGCAATTCGGCGTCCGCCGCCTCTTTGAGCGCTCCGGCATCCTGGAGGGCGCCA
Proteins encoded in this window:
- a CDS encoding D-glycero-beta-D-manno-heptose-1,7-bisphosphate 7-phosphatase, giving the protein MKAAFIKQDCLVQTDGKEVRLRPGAAEALKLLAERKLFVVLLDVSSCSVVPAAMKAKQEISRSVLEALRVGGGHVDALVECPHHPDEGCGCWGLHPGFLYAAAARLDMRLDECYLLCDQADDVLLGYRVGCRPVLVLEGRSIGDLYDGHQPEPHDFPIAFDLCTAVSYVLTEEDATGAWGHPRQPTPLSQEAESQPAGEMPDFSPTVRLFTPVPGIKGVVTGWSTDQSTTRRWLVTFVFGGVWLSLGIAYLLTHLYRTHPFPAYFYYLTLQFIPRPLRAALFILSGVVVVGLSVRAFARLSATNGARKR
- the nudI gene encoding Nucleoside triphosphatase NudI, yielding MSVGRFQAGVAALIRRASDGQYLLLKRSEEKDYGPGTWECVTGRVDQGESLSAALHREVAEELGDETRVQVDWIIGTTHFYRGEPSLDAELLGVLFACTLTSTAPLRLSREHSASRWLSAEEALQEFPPGNWLHRAIRRAETLRALAPDALLDCFHQQGFEI
- the drrA_2 gene encoding Daunorubicin/doxorubicin resistance ATP-binding protein DrrA: MPKILEVDNLVKRFGEYEAVKGVSFAVDEGEVFGLLGPNGAGKTTTISMLTGILAPSSGTARIGGHDILKEPGAVKKMNGLVPQDLALYPTLSARANLSFFGSIYGLRGKELRERVDDVLRIVALSDRADGVVDKFSGGMKRRLNIAAGLVHQPRLLFLDEPTVGVDPQSRNQIFESVLRLNRERGMSIIYTSHYMEEVEHLCNRVAIIDGGKIIALDTVKNLINMLGGGVIYVGVSQVNDELLKKLAALQAVGGVSLVPREPAATAQRPEPATAAGSSAGEMVKVVAKQSQQALLDVINLITESGLSITSLEILQPNLESVFLHLTGKKLRE
- a CDS encoding ABC-2 family transporter protein, with the translated sequence MNALNIALKDMRIFLKDRDAAVQLVLLPLLFIMIYSGAVSSIGKGSRPADTRIELAVVDLDQGTASAALLAGIDKAGGVRIKAYDQATVQPLLEEGKVARALFVPAGFSAGLADGQPQVIRLVSHPDADNKKTEAVRLVLDGVVSGMSLEAQILASLQQIADMQADSPAAVREAFTYEAMAEQARSQFASSQERPLVEMVQRVPGQEEEQEQDPDMSQASVPGFAVLFVFLTAQATARSIYDEKKAGTFRRLLAAPVAKLSLVLGKMLPNFLIALVQFAVILLFGVFGLRLLGMSPVPLGHDPLALVVFVVMTALCSSAFGIVIAALARTENQIGGLGAVVLWSMGLLGGSFVPVFILDRVLGPVPKAVPHYWAIRALTNVMLRGMHLYDLRLELAVLAGFTMLFVVIGLLRFEYD